In Candidatus Bathyarchaeum sp., the DNA window GGCGTATTGATACAAACCTATGTAACCAACACTTGCAATCAAAGCTGCTGAAATCAGAGTTAAAATCGCGGCTGCAAAAATTAAATCTGGTTGTTTTTGTTGTGCGTTAACAGAGGTTAAAGCGTTATCATCGTCTATAGTTGCAACAGGTTTACCACACTCAGGACAAACCGCATTTTCGTCATCAACAAGTTCCTTACCACAATTCGGACAAATCAATAATTACACGACCACTTTCGGGTTTGGATTTCGCAAGTTGTTAAAAAATTTCAGGAGTGAATATTTAAGCTTATTTCAGAATTGAAGAAAAACAAAGCAATAAAAATCTCGCGAGTTAAAACAGTGAGCCATACAGTTTCAATTTCAACTAATTGGAGATAAATTCTGAAAAAGCATCTAAATTCAACCCCAATCTGCGAACAGAAAAATTGTTAACTGCAGAGAGCTAAAAAAATTCCCTAACAGAATGTTCTGTTACCAAAAATTAGTTGACAGAGTGACAAAATTTTTTATTTAATTGGTTAGTGAAAAATACATAGAAGCAACAGTTTTGAATGATAGATTTTGGTTGAATTTTGAAAAATTCTTTTATACTGTTTTTGATGGTGAATCAATTGCACAGGGAATACTTGGTGAAAAAAATGATTCAAACAGCTGGAATGGGAACTCAAAACGTGTTTGAGACAGGTGTCGTGTTACTTAGAAACACCACATGGAAATGTGGAAAAGTAGAACGACTGATAATAGACTACTTGCGAAGCCATATTCATCACCGCAAAAAAAGCAATCCATCAATGAAAGAAATATTAGAACATTTCAATTCTAAAGGTAAAAAAGACATTCAAGTACTTGACGCAGTTGACAGATTGGAAAACCGTGGAATAATAAAACTAGTATCAAAAACAAATGAGGAAACACCTGAAAAACAAAAGTAGAAAGAAGGAAAACAAAATTGGAAACAACATACGAGCAACCAAAACCGGCACGCAAATCAACATCGTTGATTGTTGCGGTCGTGATAATCAGTTTAGTTGCTGGAGCAGTTTCAGGATATTTAACCTGTTTTTCAAGTAACGCTGGCGAAATCGATGAACTACAAAAGCAGGTCAATAACCTTCAAGGAAAACTCACATTGCTTCAATCCACTCAAAGCAGTAACGATCAACCCCTCATCGTTACAACAATGAATAATGTTACAGTTTCCCAATTATATGCCCAAGTAGCTGACTCAGTTGTTGTTATCAGAGGCATGGTTCCTTACAGCGACTTTTTTGGACAAGTCTATTACTCTCAAGTACAGGGTTCCGGTTTTGTTTACAATTTTGCAGGACAGAACGTTATCATTACAAATTCTCACGTAGTAGCCGATGCAACAAACACTACAGTAACTTTTTCAAACGGCAACGCCTATTCTGCAACTATTTTAGGCTATGACCCATACGTAGAATTGGCTGTTCTTTCTGTTGACGCCCCAGAAGAAGAGTTTTCTCCCCTCGAAATCAGCAGCTCATCAAGTTTGCAAGTTGGAGACCCAGTCATCGTCGTAGGCACTCCCTACGGCCTAACAGGCTCAATGAGCACAGGATATGTTAGCGCTTTAGGCAGAACCTTAACAGCTGAAACCACAGGCGGATACGTAATCGCAAACGTAATTCAAACAACTGCGGCACTTAACCCAGGAAACTCTGGAGGTCCAGTTCTAAACTACAAAGGAGAAGTAGTAGGCATAGCCACAGCAATCGTAAAAGATTCCGAGGGACTTGGATTTGCAATACCATCTAACACGATTCTAAGGGAAATTGAATCTCTAATTAACGATGGAGATTACAACTACCACTCCTGGCTTGGCGTATCCGGAACAGATATGACATATGAAATTGCCCAAGAAATGGAAGTTGACGTAACATATGGATGGCTTATCAGTGAGGTTACAAGCGGCGGACCAGCAGATCAAGCAGGACTGCAAGAAGGAACAGAAAAAAAAGTAATCACAGAAAAGTCGATAAAAATCGGTGGAGACATCATAATCAAAATTGATGAAACCCGAGTGACCGGAATTGATGATGTGTCAGCATATCTAGAAGAATACACCACACCTGGAGACGTCATTGAGTTAACAGTAATCCGCAACAACGAACAAATCAGCCTAGACCTAGAGTTAGGAACCCGCCCAGCCACAGCCAACTTGTAACTGCTGTTTGTAGCAGTTACATCATTTTTCAAGCATATTTAGTAAAGCCAAAGTGGCATAAATTGCTTCTTCGGTTCTTACTGTTTTGGTTCCCTGATTAGGAATGGTGTTAATGTTATAATCAACAACATCTTCTAGGCGCATTTTTTCTTTTGCAACTATCTTTTGCAGTCCCTGAGAAGGCGCACCAAAACCTACCAGAATCTTCTTTGCATTGTTCCATTTTTCTGATAATTCCTCTGCAACTTTGGGGAAATAAATCCCCATTTTTGAGGTGGCAATAACCAAATCGTAGTTACGAGATTTTGTTAATTGTCCAAAGGAACCCTTTGCAGTTGTTACAGTGTAACCCCAGTATTGGTTTATGTTCACAGGGTTAGCCAAAGCTAATTTTTTGTTTTTTCCTTCTTGCACTATTTGTACTGTGACCCTTCTGTTGAGACCAAGTTGTTTTTCCGGAAGCAAAAGTGCAGATTCCACACCAACATCAATAAAAGAGCCACTGTTTTTAACTGCAACCACGACGCCTTCCCTGTATTCTCCTTTTTTGAGTTTGCTTACTCGACTTTCTAAAGGATGATGGGGAGTTCGTAAAGGAGGCAAAATTCCGGCATATTTGAGTTCAGGTTTCAGTTCGTATAATCGTTTTCTCAGATACTGGGGAGTTTCCATGTAAGCCAACAAACTGGCAATTAAGGCGCGGTCCCGTTTTTGGTTAGGACCGCCTTCATCGTCGGAATAAATGATTATTTCGTTTACTTGGAATATGGCAGCAGCTCTGCCAATTAATCCAATTTCTAAGGTTTTTTCCCTTAGATGGGGAATGTCTGAAATTACTGAAGCAGGTATTGCCATTACAAGTTTTCGTCTGTGCATGTTGATTTTTTTTCTCCGGTCTTGTTTTAGAATCAAACAAAGTAGATAACATATATTCTGCGAGGTGCAGTTCCAAAAGTTTTTTCCAATTTAAATCTGTTGGTTTGCTGCATGATTTCTAAAACCTTGTTTGAAGTTAGCTCTGATTCATAGAACGTGTTGTTACCATGCTCAAACAAGAACAAATACTTAGTGTTTAATTCGTCACAGGTTTCAACCAACCAAGTAACATTAAAAACTGGTTTGTAAGCGTCAATAGCCTTAATCGGATACTGCAAAGGTTGTTCCCGATTCGGGTCCGACCGCAACAAGTAGAATTCAACCAAATCTACGCTGAAAAAATTGTCTCCACATAAAACCACTAAATGGTCATCTGTTGTTGTGTGTTCAAGCACATACTGGACAGATTCAGCTGCTGGAATTTGAATTCGCTCATTTTCAATCCAATCATAAGCATCCCAACAACTGTAAACAACAGAAACCGCTGTACTTATCACCAAAGCAGCTGCAGCTATTCGGATGATGTTTTTTTGTTTGAAACTGATTTGTGGCTGTTTGATTCTTTGTTTTGCGTGGTCTAATAAGAACCAAATTAACTCTGAACCAGAAACCGCCAAAACAGGAAAAATTAGACTAACATAGCGCCAGTCTTTGCTGGTGATTAAAGTGAAAACTATGTAAACAACCGAAAAAGAAAGTAACAAAAACTTGTCGGATTCTTTTTTTCTTATGAACCATAACCCAAGTCCAAGCAAGCAAATTATGTAAACCGGCAGATAAACCGGGTGAATGAAAGGATATGGTTGGGTCATTTCAATTAGATAAAAAATTGGGGCAAAAAATCGGGTGCTGTAAGCGAGGCGGCTTTCGTTTCCCATTTGGAGTACATAAAACCATATTCCAAGCATTTCTGAAGAATATTGTTGAAAAACAATGAGTATCCAAGGTAAAAACACAAGAGCTGCAACAATTACAATTAAAAGGAATTGTTTGCGTCGATTTCTAAAGTATTCTTTACCGGGTAAAAT includes these proteins:
- a CDS encoding trypsin-like peptidase domain-containing protein, whose protein sequence is METTYEQPKPARKSTSLIVAVVIISLVAGAVSGYLTCFSSNAGEIDELQKQVNNLQGKLTLLQSTQSSNDQPLIVTTMNNVTVSQLYAQVADSVVVIRGMVPYSDFFGQVYYSQVQGSGFVYNFAGQNVIITNSHVVADATNTTVTFSNGNAYSATILGYDPYVELAVLSVDAPEEEFSPLEISSSSSLQVGDPVIVVGTPYGLTGSMSTGYVSALGRTLTAETTGGYVIANVIQTTAALNPGNSGGPVLNYKGEVVGIATAIVKDSEGLGFAIPSNTILREIESLINDGDYNYHSWLGVSGTDMTYEIAQEMEVDVTYGWLISEVTSGGPADQAGLQEGTEKKVITEKSIKIGGDIIIKIDETRVTGIDDVSAYLEEYTTPGDVIELTVIRNNEQISLDLELGTRPATANL
- a CDS encoding RNA methyltransferase; the protein is MHRRKLVMAIPASVISDIPHLREKTLEIGLIGRAAAIFQVNEIIIYSDDEGGPNQKRDRALIASLLAYMETPQYLRKRLYELKPELKYAGILPPLRTPHHPLESRVSKLKKGEYREGVVVAVKNSGSFIDVGVESALLLPEKQLGLNRRVTVQIVQEGKNKKLALANPVNINQYWGYTVTTAKGSFGQLTKSRNYDLVIATSKMGIYFPKVAEELSEKWNNAKKILVGFGAPSQGLQKIVAKEKMRLEDVVDYNINTIPNQGTKTVRTEEAIYATLALLNMLEK
- a CDS encoding glycosyltransferase family 39 protein, coding for MFLSKIKRHFNLWRLAIAAFLVGYFIVLLNELDYSAVVWDEIPHLYSGLILTQGKLQLYIQSEAFYPPLLNLITSIFFRVLGANIFAARLVSVVFSVLSVWAVFEFGYKLYGPRAGLLSSILLASMPGVLWISRMAMIETMLMFFFTVSLLSFFCWKKTNDNKMLILTGVTLGLGFLVKYQMVVAAVIMLVTLILPGKEYFRNRRKQFLLIVIVAALVFLPWILIVFQQYSSEMLGIWFYVLQMGNESRLAYSTRFFAPIFYLIEMTQPYPFIHPVYLPVYIICLLGLGLWFIRKKESDKFLLLSFSVVYIVFTLITSKDWRYVSLIFPVLAVSGSELIWFLLDHAKQRIKQPQISFKQKNIIRIAAAALVISTAVSVVYSCWDAYDWIENERIQIPAAESVQYVLEHTTTDDHLVVLCGDNFFSVDLVEFYLLRSDPNREQPLQYPIKAIDAYKPVFNVTWLVETCDELNTKYLFLFEHGNNTFYESELTSNKVLEIMQQTNRFKLEKTFGTAPRRIYVIYFV